A part of Alkalinema sp. FACHB-956 genomic DNA contains:
- a CDS encoding DUF3067 family protein, translating into MTGQDLQEILINKWGFSYDIQLRQVKGKIFVQVMWKYLEQASFGATEEEYVAHLNWVLSHLEAWGVVEQVSSYVEKTREKPRIGKAVSIPVDLGDRASEWLLEDL; encoded by the coding sequence ATGACAGGACAAGACCTTCAAGAAATTCTGATTAATAAGTGGGGTTTTTCCTACGATATTCAACTGCGCCAAGTCAAAGGCAAAATTTTTGTTCAAGTGATGTGGAAGTACTTGGAACAGGCATCCTTTGGGGCGACGGAGGAGGAGTATGTTGCTCACCTCAACTGGGTACTGAGTCATTTAGAAGCTTGGGGTGTGGTGGAGCAGGTATCAAGTTATGTCGAGAAAACCCGCGAAAAACCCCGCATTGGCAAAGCCGTCAGTATTCCTGTTGATTTGGGCGATCGGGCCTCGGAATGGCTCCTAGAAGATTTATAA
- the petC gene encoding cytochrome b6-f complex iron-sulfur subunit: MAQVSSSADVPSMGRRQFMNLLTFGTVTGVALGALYPVVNYFIPPSTGGSGGGATAKDALGNDIVVSEYLTTHLPGDRSLAQGLKGDPTYVVVQDDGTIASYGINAVCTHLGCVVPWNASENKFMCPCHGSQYDATGKVVRGPAPQSLALAHATIENDRINFTQWTEEDFRTGEDPWWA; this comes from the coding sequence ATGGCTCAAGTCTCCAGTTCCGCAGACGTTCCCAGCATGGGTCGTCGCCAATTCATGAACCTACTCACCTTCGGTACTGTGACCGGAGTTGCGCTGGGTGCGCTGTATCCTGTGGTGAACTATTTCATCCCACCCTCGACCGGGGGTAGTGGTGGTGGTGCTACCGCTAAGGATGCATTGGGTAACGATATCGTTGTCAGTGAGTATCTCACAACCCACTTGCCGGGTGATCGCTCTCTGGCTCAGGGCTTGAAGGGTGATCCGACCTACGTGGTGGTGCAAGATGATGGCACGATCGCAAGCTATGGGATTAATGCTGTCTGCACACACTTAGGCTGTGTTGTGCCCTGGAATGCGAGCGAAAACAAATTCATGTGCCCCTGCCACGGCTCTCAGTACGACGCAACGGGCAAAGTTGTCCGGGGGCCTGCACCCCAATCTTTGGCGCTGGCCCATGCCACCATTGAGAACGATCGCATCAACTTCACCCAATGGACGGAAGAAGATTTCCGTACCGGTGAAGATCCTTGGTGGGCTTAG
- the petA gene encoding cytochrome f, whose product MKTVNVSANWLKAILRRAVLAVTIACVFLTASLSLSKPASAYPIFAQQQYENPREATGRLACANCHLAKKPTEVEVPQSVLPDTVFEAVVKVPYDKSIQQVAGDGSKTGLNVGAVVVLPEGFTLAPEDRLTDEQREEVNSMFIQPYSEDKPNILVVGPLPGDQYEELKFPILAPDPNEDDAIEFGKYQIHVGGNRGRGQVYPTGEKSNNTVYTASQAGTIAAIAQTEDGGYSVTIQGEKGTAEDVIPPGPSLIVAEGDEVAAGAALTNNPNVGGFGQADVEIVLQDPNRILGLLAFFAIATLAQILLVLKKKQVERVQAAEMNF is encoded by the coding sequence ATGAAAACGGTTAATGTTTCTGCAAACTGGCTGAAGGCCATTCTCCGCAGAGCAGTCCTGGCAGTTACGATCGCTTGCGTCTTTTTGACCGCAAGTCTGTCCCTGTCTAAGCCTGCCTCTGCCTATCCGATCTTTGCGCAGCAGCAGTACGAAAATCCCCGGGAAGCAACGGGGCGTCTGGCCTGTGCTAACTGCCACTTGGCGAAGAAGCCCACCGAGGTCGAAGTCCCTCAGTCCGTTCTACCGGATACGGTGTTTGAAGCCGTGGTGAAGGTTCCCTACGATAAGAGCATCCAACAGGTTGCTGGGGACGGTAGCAAGACGGGGCTGAATGTGGGTGCGGTTGTGGTGTTGCCGGAAGGTTTTACTCTGGCTCCCGAAGATCGCTTGACCGATGAACAACGGGAAGAAGTGAACTCCATGTTCATTCAACCCTACAGCGAAGACAAGCCCAACATTCTGGTTGTGGGGCCTCTGCCTGGAGACCAGTACGAGGAACTGAAGTTCCCCATCCTGGCTCCCGATCCGAACGAAGATGACGCCATTGAATTTGGGAAGTACCAAATCCATGTGGGTGGTAACCGGGGTCGGGGTCAGGTGTATCCCACCGGGGAAAAGAGCAATAACACCGTTTACACTGCGTCCCAAGCTGGCACGATCGCTGCGATCGCGCAAACCGAAGATGGCGGTTATAGCGTAACGATCCAAGGGGAAAAGGGCACCGCTGAAGATGTGATTCCGCCTGGTCCTTCCTTGATTGTGGCAGAAGGGGATGAAGTGGCAGCCGGTGCTGCGTTGACGAATAACCCCAACGTGGGTGGATTTGGTCAAGCGGATGTGGAAATCGTTCTGCAAGACCCCAACCGGATTCTGGGTCTGTTGGCATTCTTCGCGATCGCGACGTTGGCGCAAATTCTGCTAGTCCTGAAGAAGAAGCAGGTTGAGCGTGTTCAGGCTGCTGAAATGAACTTCTAA